In Marasmius oreades isolate 03SP1 chromosome 1, whole genome shotgun sequence, one DNA window encodes the following:
- a CDS encoding uncharacterized protein (BUSCO:EOG09262DC1): MAKRSATEVITTVSNDGQAYPKASSSGDKRGAVIHDEMGEFEDAWEDEVESDEDVVDSNANEGEDGMDIDEVMPAIEEEDQPAPTNTFIPGVHQLEKDEVLEPDPSVYIMLHSTGVAWPCLSFDVLRDNLGDERQRLPATAFIVTGTQADIAKNNEVIVYKFDSLHRTQRDEDDSDSENEEDDEGLDEDPVVEYRSIPHSGGINRVRAQPLPSSTPLPPVTQSYHVATWADTGKVHIWDVRPLIESLESPGYHLDKKRTQSPVFTIDAHGRAEGFAMDWAASSPTSLRILTGDISSKIYLTTSTVSGFNTLSQPFTSHTSSVEDLQWSPSEPTIFASCSADKTVQIWDVRNKGRKSVAFIDPAHESDVNVISWNKATSNLLLTGGDDGRIKVWDLRSVQKKGSASSTPTPIASFDLHRGPITSVEWHPTDASAFVASGEDDQVSLWDLAVEPDDDEMNSAGDAEVPPQLLFQHLGQKHVKEVHWHPQIPGMVISTAHDGFNIFKTISI; encoded by the exons ATGGCAAAACGGTCGGCAACAGAAGTAATAACCACTGTTTCCAATGATGGTCAAGCATATCCCAAGGCTTCCAGTAGTGGCGACAAACGGGGAGCTGTAATCCACGATGAAATGGGCGAATTCGAGGACGCCTGGGAAGACGAAGttgaaagcgacgaagatgTGGTAGATTCCAATGCCAATGAAGGAGAAGACG GGATGGACATTGATGAAGTGATGCCTGccatcgaggaagaagaccaaCCTGCACCCACAAATACGTTCATTCCTGGTGTTCACCAATTGGAAAAGGATGAAGTACTAGAGCCCGACCCTTCAGTCTACATCATGCTGCATTCGACGGGTGTTGCCTGGCCATGCTTATCTTTCGATGTTCTGCGAGATAATCTTGGCGATGAACGTCAACGACTGCCTGCGACTGCATTCATCGTGACAGGAACTCAAGCCGACATCGCCAAAAACAACGAGGTTATCGTATATAAATTCGACTCACTACATCGGACCCAGAGGGATGAGG ACGACTCTGATTCGGAAAACGAAGAAGATGACGAAGGGCTAGACGAAGATCCTGTTGTTGAATACCGCTCCATCCCTCACTCAGGTGGAATAAATAGAGTGCGCGCGCAGCCTTTGCCATCATCGACACCCCTTCCTCCAGTTACCCAGTCGTATCACGTTGCAACATGGGCAGACACCGGAAAGGTTCACATATGGGATGTCCGACCTTTGATAGAGTCCCTGGAATCCCCCGGATATCATCTCGACAAGAAAAGAACACAAAGCCCGGTATTTACGATCGATGCCCACGGCCGCGCAGAGGGCTTTGCAATGGATTGGGCTGCTTCTAGCCCAACCTCATTACGGATTTTAACGGGCGACATCAGTTCCAAAATATATCTCACCACGTCTACTGTCTCAGGATTCAACACGCTGTCGCAGCCGTTCACATCCCATACTTCGAGTGTTGAAGACTTACAATGGAGTCCTTCGGAACCTACCATTTTTGCATCTTGTTCCGCGGATAAGACGGTCCAAATCTGGGACGTACGGAATAAAGGACGCAAGAGCGTTGCTTTTATTGACCCCGCCCACGAAAGCGATGTGAATGTCATCAGCTGGAACAAGGCGACGTCTAACCTCCTGCTCACAGGTGGAGACGATGGTCGTATCAAAGTGTGGGATCTACGCAGTGTTCAGAAGAAAGG GTCCGCAAGCAGCACGCCAACACCTATTGCATCGTTTGACTTACACAGGGGGCCAATAACGTCTGTCGAATGGCATCCAACCGATGCTTCGGCATTTGTCGCCTCTGGCGAAGATGACCAGGTGTCTTTATGGGATCTTGCCGTAGAACCAGACGAtgacgaaatgaacagtgcCGGGGACGCGGAAGTGCCCCCACAACTGCTATTCCAGCATTTGGGTCAAAAACATGTAAAAGAAGTCCACTGGCATCCTCAGATACCGGGCATGGTCATCAGTACCGCACATGACGGCTTCAACATCTTCAAAACGATATCAATATAG